TTCGAGGCGCGCGCCGAGAGACGGTGGCCCGGGCTCCACAAACAGGGGTCCTCAATGCACGATGACATCTTTCTAGAAACGTTCTGTGGGGAACTTCTGATTGGCCAATTCCTCTCATGGCGGCCTCGAAGGTTCCCAGCTCGACATGGAATTTATCTAGTTTTCACAAGTAACACGAACAAAAAGCTGGACGGGGAATCTCTTTGTTTTATTATTTACTTTGCACCGCCCTCAACAATTTACTTGGTAAGGGGCTTGCCATCCTTGATCTTCTGGAGGCCGTACTTCTCCAGGCGGATGGCCTGGATGGCAATGAAGCCAGAGGTGTCCATGGGGGAGAAGCCCTCAAGAGAGTCCATAGAAGCATCCTCCTGCGAGTAGAGGTTGCTGGCATCCGACTTGCGGCCAAGGACGTAGGCAGCGCCCTTGTAAACCGACATGCGGACCTCACCAGTAACGTTCTCCTGGGAGTAGACGAGGGAGTTCTCAAGGAACTCACGCTCGGGAGAGAAGTACATGCCGTTGTAGAGGCAGTGAGACCACTCAATCGTGACGAACTGGTCACGGAGCTTGCGAACCTTGGCGTCCATGACAAGACCCTCAAGATCCAGGTGAGCAAGGCGGCTAGAATATTGTCAGTACATGATCGTGTCTCAATTGGGTTTTGCAGAAACATACGCAATGGTAAGACCGGGGGTGTCGTAGCAGCCTCTGCTCTTGAGACCGATGAAACGGTTCTCAACAATATCGATTCTGCCAACACCGTTGTCGTGGCCAATCTTGTTCAGAAGCTTGAACAGAGCAACTGAGTCGGTaacctcaccctcggggGTAACAACCTTGGTGGGGATACCCTTCTCGAAGTGGATGGTGAAGTTGTAGGGAACATCGGGAGCGTCGGTAGGGTCGACGGTGCGGGTCCAGAGCTCCTTGGGGGGAGAGTGGTCGGGGTCCTCAAGGACACCAGCCTCGTACGAGCAGTGCACGAGGTTGTCATCCATGGACCAGGGAGccttggggctggaggagacGGGAATGTTGTTCTCGGCGGCGAACTTGAGGAGATCGGCACGGCCCTGGAACTTCTCGATGAACTCGGGCATTCTCCAGGGGGCGATGACCTTCATCTTGGGGTTGCAAGCCTTGAAGGCAAGCTCGAAGCGGACCTGGTCATTCTAGACCTCGGAATTAGCATAAAGTTACTTGGCATCTTCGAGTAAGCTGGCTTACGCCCTTGCCGGTGCAGCCGTGGCTGAGGATGTCGCAGTTGTACTGCTCAGCAACGCGGACCTGAGCCCGGGCAATGATGGGCCGGGCGAGGGAGGTACCGAGGAGGTAGCGGTCCTCATAGATGGCGTTGCACTGGATGGCGCGGAAGACAATCTCCTCGACGAACTCGCGCTGGAGGTCCTCAATCACCATGCGCTCGGCACCCAGAGCGagggccttcttctcgacctcAGCCCAGTTCTCCTCCTGGCCAACATTGGCGAGGAAGCACACAACAGTGTAACCCTGTATTGTCCATGTCAGCACCTCTTCTTGGCGGGCATCATACCAGCTAGGAGCTGCCTACCTCGAGAATGAGCCacttgaggatggtggaggtgtcgAGACCTGTCAACCGAACTTGTCAGCTTCCCTTTCCGTCCGACACCCGTGCACGAAGTGACGCCGACAAGGTTCCCGGTGGACACCTCAACGAGACAGCAATTGGCCCTTTGCCCGCTCTGCGAACATGGAAGGTC
This window of the Podospora pseudoanserina strain CBS 124.78 chromosome 3, whole genome shotgun sequence genome carries:
- the ARG12 gene encoding Argininosuccinate synthase (BUSCO:EOG09262A8G; EggNog:ENOG503NWI9; COG:E), which gives rise to MSKGRVCLAYSGGLDTSTILKWLILEGYTVVCFLANVGQEENWAEVEKKALALGAERMVIEDLQREFVEEIVFRAIQCNAIYEDRYLLGTSLARPIIARAQVRVAEQYNCDILSHGCTGKGNDQVRFELAFKACNPKMKVIAPWRMPEFIEKFQGRADLLKFAAENNIPVSSSPKAPWSMDDNLVHCSYEAGVLEDPDHSPPKELWTRTVDPTDAPDVPYNFTIHFEKGIPTKVVTPEGEVTDSVALFKLLNKIGHDNGVGRIDIVENRFIGLKSRGCYDTPGLTIARLAHLDLEGLVMDAKVRKLRDQFVTIEWSHCLYNGMYFSPEREFLENSLVYSQENVTGEVRMSVYKGAAYVLGRKSDASNLYSQEDASMDSLEGFSPMDTSGFIAIQAIRLEKYGLQKIKDGKPLTK